DNA from Chloroflexota bacterium:
GCCACATCATCGGATCGTCCATGATAAGAGTTTTCGTGAGTCAAGGAGAAGAAGAGAGGACCATTGTCTTTTCCGGGGATGTGGGCAGATGGGAGAAGCCAATATTGCCAGACCCGAGCGGGTTCAACAATGTGGATTACATTCTTGTTGAATCAACGTATGGGGACAGACTGCACGAGGATACGGCGGACATAAGTGATAGCCTCGCCGCAGTCGTGAATTCAACATGCCAGGCTGGGGGAAACATAATTGTACCGAGCTTTGCTCTACAGCGAAGTCAGGAGATCCTTTACCGTTTGAATCAGCTACTAATCAAAGATCGCATTCCTCACTTGATGGTCTTTCTCGATAGTCCCATGGCAGTAAGCATTACAAGAGTATTCAGTCGGCATCCTGAATTGTTCAACCAGGAGATGGCCGAACTAATACACCAAGACAGGTCGCCCTTTGAGTTTCCGGGCCTGAAAATGGTTCAGTCGGCAGAGGAGTCGAAAGCAATCAATCGCATATTGGGAACTGTCATGGTGATAGCTGGTTCTGGAATGTGTACCGGTGGCAGGATAAAACATCATTTGGTGACTAACATCTCCCGGCCCGAGAGCACCATACTCTTCGTGGGGTACCAGGCAATCGGCACACTGGGCAGAGAAATTATTGATGGTGCCCAGGAAGTCAGGATACTGGGACAGTATTATCCAGTGAAGGCAAGGATAGCCCAATTACACGGCCTCTCGTCACACGCGGATAGGAACGAGCTCTTCAGATGGCTTTCCGCACTCAGGAGGCCCCCCAGGGGAGTATTTGTTGTCCATGGGGAACCCGAGGCAACCAGACAGTTCAGCGAGTTTCTCAAGGAAAAGACAAGCTGGGACATACTTGTGCCAAAATATGAAGAGGAAGTAATCCTGGAATAGTGGTGCTATCCTTTGTCAAAGAATATCTCCACAGGAGGTCAAAATGCCGCAAGGATATGAAATAAACGACCTTGCCAAGGAAGAATCCTGGCGCCTGTTCCGAATTCTCGGGGAATTAGTGGAAGGCTTCGATAAGCTCTCAGGTATAGAGCCAGCGGTCAGTATATACGGTTCGGCTCGGCTTAGCCCAAAAGATGAGCTGTACGCTAAAACAGAGGAAATAGCCCATCGCCTGGGACAGATGGGTTTCTCGATCATAACTGGCGGGGGGCCCGGAGTGATGGAGGCAGCTAACAAGGGAGCACTCAAAGCTGGGGTGACATCAATCGGGCTGAATATCGCCTTGCCAGAGGAGCAAATCTGTAATCCGTACTCCACAAAATCGATAACATTCAATCATTTCTTCATTCGAAAAGTCATGCTTGTAAAGTATGCGACTGCCTTCATCATAATGCCTGGTGGGTTGGGTACGCTTGATGAGCTGACTGAGGTGCTAACCCTGATGCAAACCTATAAGATAAAGCCCTTTCCAGTGTTAATGTTCGATAGCCAGTTCTGGAGGGGATTCCTGGAATGGCTAAAGAATTTCGTCTTAGCCAAAGGGTTCATCTCCGAGGGCGATCTTAACCTACTAAGGATTTGCGACCACACTGACGAAGTGATTGAAGTTGTTCAGCGGTGGTATATCAGACAAGAGATTATCGGGAGAAGAGTTTTACCAAGGTGAACTTCAGTGCGCTACCCACAGTATTCGTGCTGTGTAAACACGCCTCAACTTGTCTAGGAATACTCTGGTGAGCTATAATAATCATTCAGGATAGAGTGTGTTGTGAGCTTTGAGGAGGGTTCGATTATGAGGAAAGCTGAAACAGCGGGGCATGCAGCAGGGATCAGTGAGGCACGTCAGCGCCAGAAGCGTCGGGCTGAGGTGCTGGGGGAAGCAGTGGACATGATGACAGAAGCACGACGGGGGGTTGTTAGTGAGGAAGGGAGAATCAGCACCTTCTGGGCAGGCAAGATTCCCTGTTGGGAGATGACGCGCTGTGCTCCTCAGATACGCGACGCGTGCCCTGCCTATACCCACCGGACACTGCCCTGCTGGGAGATCGAGGGCACCTATTGCAAGTTAGCCATGGAAGGTGGTCGTGCCTCCGGTTGTGACACCAGCCTATGCCAGACGTGTCGCGTCTACAAGAAGTATGGCGAGGGCAAACCCATCAACCTCAAGCTCGTGGGGGCTGGTATCGATGCTTCAATCAATTCCCCAGTGGATGGAAGTCACGCCGCCAAGATATTCCGAGAGATCCAGGCAGCGATCAGCCAGACAAGAGGGCAGGCTGGTGCGCTAATTCCGGTGTTGCAACGAGCACAGGGGCTGATTGGCTATTTACCTTTACCCGTCATGCGAAGCATCGCTCGGGAGATGCGTGTTTCCTTGAGTGAGGTGTATGGCATAGCCAGCTTTTATTCCTTTTTTACTATGGTACCCAGGGGCAAACATATTATCTCTATGTGCATGGGTACTTCATGCTACGTTCGTGGTGGCGAAAGGATTATGAATACGCTACAGAAGGAGTTGGGCATTGATGCTGGCGAAACAACAGCGGATGGGATATTCTCGCTAGAGATGGTGAGATGTCTGGGTTGCTGTGGTCTTTCGCCTGTGGTTGCGGTGGAGGACAAGGTCTACCGCCGTATGACCCCGACAAAGATGAAAGAGGTTCTGAGTACTTACACATAGGAGGCAGCAGGTGACGCACTTGTCTTCAGTCGAGGACCTCGATAAGTTGAGAGCCGCGGTTCAGAGCCAACTGGCACAGCGGGCCAGCAAGATAGAGATTAAGATTCATCTGGGTACCTGTGGTATTTCCAGTGGTGCCAGGGCTATCGAGGAAGCGTTTACCAGAGAAGTGCAAACGCAGAAGCTTTCGAATGTCGTGATCACCGAAGCCGCCTGCATCGGCCCCTGCGAGAGAGAACCTATAGTTACCGTAGTCCACCCCCAGGCCGGCAGGGTGATCTATGCTGAGCTAACGCCAGAGCGGGTGACCACTATCGTGGAGCGACACTTGATCGGCGGAAAGCCTGTCTCAGAGTGGACGCTGGATACGAAGTTGCCCCAGTTTCAACTACAAAAGATCCGCATTATGCACAACCAGGACATGGATCCCAGGAGTCTCGACGAATATATTGCCCGGGATGGTTATCGGGGCCTGGCCAAGGCGCTTACTCAAATGGCACCCGATGATATTATTGCTGAGGTCGGCAAGGCGGGTCTGAGGGGGAGGGGAGGTGCTGGGTTCCCTACGGGTACTAAGTGGACCTTCGTGCGCCGTGCAACCGGAGACGAGAAGTTTGTGGTTTGCAATGGAGACGAAGGTGACCCTGGTGCCTATATGAATCGGGCCGTGCTGGAGGGCAATCCCCACTCGGTAATAGAAGGAATGGCCATCGGGGCCTACGCCATAGGCAACGTTCGCCATGGCTACCTATACGTCCGGGCTGAGTATCCGCTGGCTATCGAGACACTGCAACACGCCATAGAAGAAGCGCGCCGCTACGGGCTGTTGGGTAAGAACATCCTGGGCACGGGATTTGAGTTTGATCTCACTGTTTTCCCTGGGGCAGGCGCCTTCGTCTGTGGCGAGGAGACAGCTCTCCTGGCCTCTATCGAAGGCAAACGAGGTAACCCGCGCCAGCGACCTCCTTTCCCAGCCAATAAGGGACTGCTGGATAAGCCGACCACCCTAAACAATGTGGAGACCTGGTCGAATATTCCCCTCATCGTCCTCAACGGTGCGGAATGGTTCGCTAGTCTAGGGTCGGACAGGAGCAAGGGGACCAAGACATTCTGTCTGGTCGGCAAGATAAACAACAGTGGACTTATTGAGGTACCCCTGGGTACGCCCCTAGGCCAGATAGTGTTCGATATTGGCAACGGTGTCCCAGAGGGCCGAGAGTTCAAGGCTGTCCAGATTGGCGGGCCTTCTGGAGGATGTATACCTATAGGCCACCTCAATACGCCTGTTGACTACGAGTCCGTCACCGCCCTCGGTGCCATCATGGGTTCTGGCGGCCTCATCGTTATGGATGAGAACAACTGCATGGTGGATACAGCCAAGTTCTTCCTCCAGTTCACCAGGGATGAGAGCTGCGGCAAGTGCACACCGTGCCGTGCTGGCATCCCCAAGATGCTGGACATACTGACTAAGATAACCCAGGGCAAAGGCACTATGGAGGATCTGGCTGCCCTGACTGAGCTGGCGGAGATGGTGGGATCGGCTTCACTGTGTGGTCTGGGGCAAACCGCCCCCAACCCCGTGCTCACCACCCTGAGACACTTCCGCAATGAGTATGAGGCCCATATCATTGACAAACGCTGCCCGGCAGCAGTCTGCCAGGCACTATTCCGAGCCCCTTGCCAGCATACCTGTCCTGTGGAGCTGGACTGCCCGGGCTACATAGCACTGGCTAAGGAGGGGAGGTTCGAGGATGCCTACAAACTCATAAGGCAACGTCTGCCCTTCCCCATGTCGGTGGGACGAGTTTGTGATCACCCATGTGAGGTGAAGTGCCGTCGGGCACAGGTGGACGCAGCGGTGTCCATCAGAGACCTGAAGCGCATGATCGCCGACTATGCGTACGAGAAAGGCGTGGAATTCTTGCCCCCCGTGAAACCGCGAAAACCCGAGCGAGTGGCTATTGTGGGTGCTGGGCCAGCGGGTCTTACTGCTGCTTATGAGCTGGCTAGAGAGGGCTATGGTGTTACTATCTTTGAGGCTCTGCCTGTGGCCGGTGGCATGATGGCAGTGGCCATACCTGAGTATCGTTTGCCAAAACGAATCCTTAATGCCGAGATCAACGGTATAGTTAAGCTAGGCGTCGAGCTAAAGCTCAATACTAGGATCGATGATATCGACAGCTTGTTCAAAGAGGGATACAAGGCTGTCTTCCTTGCCTGCGGCGCGCACAAAGGGGACAAGATAGGCATCCCTGGTGAGGATGCTAAGGGAATCTACGATGCCATTGAGTTTCTCAAAGAGACGAACTTGGGGAGGAAGCCGGAAGTAGGCGAGAGAGTGGCTGTGGTGGGGGGTGGTAACTCGGCTATAGATGCTGCCCGGGTGGCTTTGAGACAGGGTGCCAAAGAGGTTAGCATTCTCTATCGCAGGGAGCGTAAGGATATGCCAGCCATTCCCGAAGAGATCGAGTCTGCCGAAGAGGAAGGTATACACATTGAATGCCTTACTGCGCCTACGAAGGTATTGACTGCGAATGGTAGGATAAGTGGCCTGGAGTGCGTCCGCATGGAGCTCAGGGAGTTCGATTCCAGTGGGCGGCGCACTCCCCACCCCTTAGCTGGTTCGGAGCATACCATCTTGGTGGATACCCTCATCGAGGCTATCGGACAGCGGCCTGACACTAGCTTGGTCAAGGACAGTGGGGTGAAGACAGGCAAGGGAGGCACTATTGCGGTTGATCCGCGCACGCTGGCCACTGACCGGCCCGGTGTTTTTGGCGGTGGCGACGTCGCCACTGGGCCGAAGACGGTGATCTGGGCGGTGGCCGCAGGACAGCGAGCAGCTAATTCTATCATCCGGTACTTGCAAGGGAAGCCTCTATCTCCCTTCGTACATAGGGACGGTTATGAGCCAATAGAAGTCCCGGCTGTCTCTCCGACCGAAGAGGAGGTCAAAGAGAGAAAGAGAATCGAGCCATCCGAGATAGCCTCGAAGGAGCGCCGGTCATCCTTCCGAGAGATCATGTTGGCCTACACTGGGGAGCAGTCCAGGGAGGAGGCATCTCGCTGCCTGAGGTGTGATCTTGAAGCTGGAGCACAGGAGTAGACGGATGAGTGAGAAGAAAGAGATAACTCTGACCATCAACGGCGAAAAGGTAAAAGGCAATGATGGTGACACCATCCTTGACATCTGCCGTGCCAATAATATCTACGTGCCTACGCTGTGCTATTTGGAAGGCCTTTCCAGTGTCGGCGCTTGCCGCCTGTGCGTCGTTGAGATCGAGGGAGAGCGACGGCCCAATCCGGCCTGTACCTACCCGGCTCGCAATGGTCTGGTGGTCAAAACGCATACAGAAGAACTGGAGAAATACCGAAGACTGATCCTGGAACTGATATTTACAGAGCGTAACCATTTTTGCTGGTTCTGTGCTGCCAGCGGTGACTGCGAGTTGCAAAGCCTGGCTTACCGTTATCAGATGGACCACCCTCGTTATCCCTATACCTTCCCTTCCCTGGCCACTGACACCCTAAATGATTTTCTGGTTATCGACCATAACCGCTGCATTCTTTGTGGCCGTTGCGTTCGGGTTTGCAATGAGGTTGTGGGCAATCACACCCTGGATTTTGGCAGGCGGGGCTGGCGCACTACAGTCATTGCTGACCTGAACCAAGCCTTGGGCGAGTCGTCCTGCATCTCCTGTGGCGCCTGCCTGCAGGCTTGCCCCACTGGGGCCATATTCAGCAAGGTCAGCGCCTACCGGGGCAGAGTTGAGGAGTGCCAGAGCATTCAGAGTGTCTGTTCGCTATGTGGCGTGGGCTGTGACATCAATGTCTTGGTGAAGGACAACAACATAGTCCGTATAGATGGGGCGAACCTCACCAGCCCGAAAGGGCCACTTTGCAACAGGGGACGCTTCCTACAGGTGCACAATACGGCTACCCGAATTACTGCGCCACTCATGGTAGACAAGGCGGGAATAACCCAAACTGCATCCTGGGAAGAGGCCCTTGATTCGGTAGCGTCGGCCATCAAGGACTACCGGCGTCGCTATAAGAGGAGCAGCATAGCCGGTCTGATTTCCAGCATATGTCCCAATGAGACAGTAGAAGCCTTTGCCAGATTCATGCGCCACACTGTGGGCACCAGTTCGTTGGATATCGTGGATGGCAAAGCATACAGAACCCTGACTCAAGGTATCAAGGCTTCCGGCAAGAGCATTCTCAGGCTAGACACTGAAAGCCCGCTGGAAGCTATCCTGGGGGCCTCCTGCGTGCTGGTGGTGGGAGCTGATCCCCTCGAAAGCCACCCAGTGGCCGCCTGCTATATGCTCAGGGCCAGAACCCATAACCGGGCGCAGCTCGTAGTCATTGACTCCCAAGATAACTGCCTGGGTTCGCGGGCTGATGTCTGGCTACAGCCTAACGCAGGTGGGATGGATATGGTTATTAGGGCTCTGGCCGGTCTGGTTGCCAACAAGAGCGAGCGTTTGGATCAACCGCAGAAAGTTACCTCGGTGGCCGAAGCGGCACAGGCGAGCGGGCTAAGCCCGGCCCTGATAACCCAAACGGCTGATATCATACGCGGCGGCCAAGTTGTGGTTGTTTTTGGAGATGGCATCCTTGACAAGAGAGACCCTGGCTTGGTGACCAGCGTCTTAGAGTTGGCCAGCTTGGCAAACACGGACGGCCCAAAATGGATTTCCCTTAAGCCACGGGGCAACAGCCGTGGTGCTTGGGGGGTGGGAGTAGATGGCGGGTACGGGATAGCCGAGACCAGGCCCAGACTGCTATACCTCCTGCTGGCCGATGATGGTTACATAGCTGAAGACTGCTTGGGCCTAGCTGAACAGGCTGAATTCCTGGTGGTGCAGGCGAGCTATGTCTCACCACTAACCCAGGCTGCCGATGTGGTGCTCCCCTCTCCCATTTGGGCGGGGCGGGCAGGCACGTACATCTCGCTGGATGGCAGAGTGGGCCGGTCGCAGCGAGTGCTGGAGCCGCCTCCAGGCATGAGGGACGATCTGGAGATAATTGCTGAACTAGCTAAGAGACTAGAGAAGAGGAGACGAATGCCGTGACGAAGGTGAAGATAGCGATTTCGTGGCTTGATGCCTGTGCCGGCTGTGAGATGTCCTTGCTGGACATAGATGGGGCCATAGTCGATATAGCCAAAGCTGTGGAGTTCACCAGAACTCCGATAACGGATATCAAGGAATTTCCCAATGTGGATGTGGGGTTGATCAGTGGGGCTATAGGCAATGAGGAACACGAAGAAGAGGCAAAAGAGCTCCGCGAGAAGTGCAAGATTCTCATGGTAATGGGCGACTGTGCCTGTTTCGGAGGCCCCCCTTCGATGCGCAATGCCTTCTCCAAGGAAGAGGTGCTGAGGCGAGCTTACATTGAGACCGAGAGCACCAAAGATGGGAAGATACCTTCCTCACCGGAACTGCCAGCCCTCTTGGAAAAGGCTCTCCCTGTGAACGCCGAGGTCAAGGTCGACTGCTTTGTTCCAGGATGCCCGCCGCGCGCCGAAGCCATCAACTATGCCCTCACCGAGCTTCTTCAGGGTCGAATTCCGGTGTTGCCCAGTGAAATGATGCGCTTTGACTAGCTGAGGAGGTATGGAAGTGGCTACAGAAAAGAAAATCATAGAAATAAAGCCGATTACCCGCATAGAAGGCCATGGCAAGGTAACCCTGCATCTCGACGAGCAAGGCAATGTAAGCCAGGCCCACTTCAACGTAATTCAGCTTCGGGGCTTTGAGAAATTCTGTGAGGGACGTGTCTTCTGGGAGATGCCACTCATCACAGAGCGGGCCTGCGGTATCTGCCCTGTGAGCCACCATCTGGCCGCAGCCAAGGCGTGTGACGCTATTCTAGGCGTGGAACTACCTCCGACTGCCAGGATGCTACGGGAATTGATGCATATGGCCCAGTTTGTCCAGTCCCACGCCCTTCACTTCTTCCACCTGGCCAGTCCCGATCTTCTCTTTGGTATGGACTCCAACCCAGCTACCAGAAATGTCATCGGTCTCATCGAGGCGAACCCAGAGTTGGCCGTCAAGGCAGTGTGGCTAAGAAGTTTCGGACAGTCGATCATAGAGACTCTGGGCACTAAGAAGATTCACCCCAACTTCGCTATCCCCGGTGGTGTGAACCACGCTCTCCCCACTGAGGCAAGAGACAAATTCCTGAAGCAAGTTGATGAAGCCATAGCCATCTATCGTACAGGTCTTGACATAATCAAGAGCTTTCAGAGCAGAGAGAAGAAATTGATGGACGACTTCGCCAGCTTTCCCTCTGCCTACATGGGGCTGGTAGATCCCCAGGGCAATCTGGAACTCTATGATGGCAGGCTGAGGCTCGTGGATGCCAAGGGCCTTACTCTAGAGGATCAGGTGCCTAGCGATAACTATCTATCCATTATTGAAGAAAGGGTGGAAGACTGGTCGTACATGAAATTCCCTTATTACAAGAAGATGGGCTACCCAGGTGGCATTTACAGGGTAGGCCCCTTAGCCAGGCTCAATGTGGCCAAAGGTATCACCACACCCCTTGCTGGTAAGGAGTTTAGGGAATTCAAGAGTCTGGGGAATGGGGGGATGGTAGAGGGTTCATTGTACTTCCACTATGCCCGCCTCATTGAAGGGCTCTATGCTACCGAGAGGGTAAAGGAATTGCTCCAGAAGGAGGGCATCTGCTCTACAGAAATAAGGGCAGTCTCGTCCAGGTACAATGAACAGGGGGTGGGGGTTCTGGAAGCCCCGCGGGGGACTCTCTTCCATCATTTCTGGGTGGACCGCAGCGGCACTATTCGCAAAGCCAACATTATTGTCGCCACTCAAAACAACAACCTGGCTATGAACCGGGCCATTTACCAGGTGGCCAGGGAATATGTCAAGGCTGATAAGCTTACCGAGGGCATGCTTAACCGGGTAGAGGTAGCCATCCGCTGCTATGACCCTTGTCTCTCGTGTGCCACCCACGCTCTGGGACAGATGCCACTCTCTATACAACTCATCGGCTCCAGTGGCCAGGTGCTGGATGAGATTCCCAAGAGATGACTCTGGAGTTCGCCACTGCCACGAGAATAGGTTTCGATTTGCCCCCCAGTGCGTGTCGGAGGGCTGTTTATGGTTCGGCGGGTTCGCGGCGAACGACTCAGCCTCATCACCCTGGGCCCAATGACTGGCGCTTAGTTGGAATAATTCGCGTCACATCAGTGAGCCAGAGACCCTTCTCCGCCTGTGGCGGATCAGGGTGACAAGACAGGCCCGTCATTCTGGGCGTAGCGAAGGATCTCATTTCGCTGATTTCGGCAAGAAAGCACTATCGCCATCCATTCGGACTGCTTGAGAGGTTTACCCATGCGCCATCTGCTTTCCACTCCAACGCGGCTACTTTGTTAGACCCGTCGGTCTGGGTGGTATAATAGCAGAAGGAAACTAATCCCCGCCTCGAGCACTGCATTAAGGGAGGAAGCTATGAGAGGGTTCCAAAGCGATTGGCTAAATATCACACAGGGCATGCAAAAGGAGATGGAACGGTTATTGGATTACCTCGGCAGCTCAAAACCGCCCACGGTGTATTTTGGCCAGATGTGGGAGCCAGCAGTGGATATCTATGAGACGGCAACGGAAGTAGTCGTTGTAGCAGAGTTGGCCGGGGTGAATCAAAACGATATTGAGATCGTGGTTGATAACAACTCCCTGATTATCCGGGGACAAAGGAAAGAGCTGGCCACGCGAGGAAGAAGAAATTACTACCAGATGGAAATCCACGCCGGGCCTTTCGAAAGGCGTGTCCTCTTGCCTGCCAGGATCGATCCTGACAGAACCAAAGCATCCCATGAAAACGGCATGCTTGAAATCGTTCTAGCTAAGGCTCGACCAGAACAGGTTATCCACGTTTCCGTAAAGAACTTGGATCAATTCTGATGCCTTCCAGGCATCATGAGCAGCAGATAGACAAGTGGACTTCGCATTGGCGTATGAATTTCTTTGATTCGAGAGGGAGATAAACCATGACAGCAGTGAACCAGCAAAGAAGCATAGGCGAGATGGAATTATCTGTCCCCGAAGAGCTGCCCATTCTCCCTGCCAGAGAACATGTGCTTTTCCCCTTCATCATCGCCCCTGTAGCAACCAACAACCAGAGCATTGTCCAGGTCATAGATGCGGCTATGCAAGAAAACAAGATCATCGGTGTGTTTGCTCAGCGTGGTGACGCCGAGCAACCCACTTTCGACAATCTCTACTCGATGGGCACAGCAGCTCTTATTGCTCGCATGTTCAAGATACCCGATGGTTCCATTAGTGTGTTCCTACAGGGTCTATCCCGAATTCGTCTGAGGGAAATAACACAAAAAGAGCCTTACGTCAGAGCCAAGGTAGATGTGGTGAAGACGAAGACGGAGAAGACCACCGAGCTTGAAGCCTTAACCAGGAATTTCCTGGGCTTGTTTCAGAAGGTGGTCGAACTGGCACCTAATTTGCCCGCAGAGGTAGGTATTGCCGCCCTCAACATAGCTGACCCTGGCAACTTGGCCGACTTTGTCGCTGCTCATATCAACCTTAAGCGCGAGGAAGCACAGGATGTCCTGGAGACTCTGGATGTTGCTGAACGAATAAGGAAGCTAACGGGCTACATCAACAGAGAGTTGGAGATACTGGAGCTGGGAAGCAAGATCCAGTCTCAAATCAAGGGAGAAATGGACAAGGCCCAGCGAGAGTTCTATCTCCGGGAGCAATTGAAAGCCATCCAAAAGGAACTGGGACAAACCGACGAACGCACCATAGAGATTAACGAACTCAAGGAAAAGATTGAACAAGCCCAGCTCCCGCCGGAAGCTCGAAAGGAAGCTGACCGGGAACTGGATCGCCTGGCCAAGATGCCTCCTGGGGCGGCAGAGTATACCGTCTCACGGACGTATCTTGACTGGCTCATTAACCTTCCCTGGTCGAAAAGCACCGAAGACAATCTGGATATCAACCAGGCCAGCGCTGTGCTGGACGAAGACCACTACGACCTGGAGAAGGTGAAGGGGAGAATCCTCGATTACCTGGCAGTCCGCAATTTGAAGAAAGACATGAAAGGCCCGATCCTGTGTTTTGTTGGCCCGCCAGGAACAGGTAAGACCTCAGTGGGGCACTCTATCGCCCGTGCCCTGGGGAGAAAGTTCTTCCGCATGTCTCTCGGCGGCATCAGGGACGAGGCTGAGATCCGCGGGTTTCGCCGCACCTATGTGG
Protein-coding regions in this window:
- the lon gene encoding endopeptidase La → MTAVNQQRSIGEMELSVPEELPILPAREHVLFPFIIAPVATNNQSIVQVIDAAMQENKIIGVFAQRGDAEQPTFDNLYSMGTAALIARMFKIPDGSISVFLQGLSRIRLREITQKEPYVRAKVDVVKTKTEKTTELEALTRNFLGLFQKVVELAPNLPAEVGIAALNIADPGNLADFVAAHINLKREEAQDVLETLDVAERIRKLTGYINRELEILELGSKIQSQIKGEMDKAQREFYLREQLKAIQKELGQTDERTIEINELKEKIEQAQLPPEARKEADRELDRLAKMPPGAAEYTVSRTYLDWLINLPWSKSTEDNLDINQASAVLDEDHYDLEKVKGRILDYLAVRNLKKDMKGPILCFVGPPGTGKTSVGHSIARALGRKFFRMSLGGIRDEAEIRGFRRTYVGALPGRIIQGLRRAESNNPVFMLDEIDKVGIDFRGDPSAALLEVLDPEQNFAFVDHYLDIAFDLSKVLFITTANITDPIPPALKDRMEVIELPGYTEREKLHIARKFLLPRQLRENGLDQDRLTLPDETLLAIIQKYTREAGVRNLEREIGSVCRKVARQVAAGSTQPTTVTPDMLHDYLGHEKFRYELAGEADETGVATGLAWTPVGGDVMFVEATPVSGKGNLILTGKLGEVMQESARAALTYTRSKATSLGIEDKFYETRDIHVHVPAGAIPKDGPSAGITMAVALISALSQRPVSKEVAMTGEITLRGKVLPVGGIKDKVLAADRAGVKKVILPKENEKDLEEVPQEVKDRLQFVLVDHVDQALEVVLKPRAEVKAAAG